The Eubacterium maltosivorans genome includes the window GTGCTTCGCCATTTTCGATTTTTTCTTTGATTTCCTGCATATTGTCCATATACCATTTAATGATCAGGGCATTGTTGTGCGGCGCGATTACCTTACCGGTCTCCTGTAAAATCTTTTCCGCCCACTCGGTCTGCTTAATGGCGTCTACGGCCTGTCCGGTTCGGCTGTCCTGCCATACAATGGCATTGTACAGCGGTTCGCCGGTATTTTTATCCCAGATAACGCAGGTGTTCCGCTGATTTGTAATGCCCATGCAGGCAATATCATCACTGCTGAGTCCTGCCATCTCAATGGCCTCGCGGCAGACGCCCACACTCTTAGCATAGATTTCCATGGCGTCGTGCTCAACCATGTTTTCCTGCGGCGTGTACTGCGTAAATTCCTGATAGGCCTGTGCGGCAATGTTAAAACCCGAATCAAAAATCAAAGCCCGAGTACCCGTAGTGCCTTCATCAATTACTAATACATATTTCCCCATTTTATCTCTCCTCATATAAATATTTAATTTTACCCCTAAAATTATCTTTCGACTAACAGAACGCCCTTATTCATAATGTGGTTTGGATCGAGCGCATCCTTTAAGCGATACATCAATTCATAGGATGAGCCGTGCTCCTGCGGCATCCATTTTGTCCGGTATTTTCCGGAACCATGATGATGTGCGATGCTTCCGCCCCGCTTTAGTGTTTCTTCCATAATAATGCTGACCAGATCCATATAATCTTTCTGTACGGCATCGACCCCCTTGTCCGCTAAGAAATTAAACCGGCAATAAATATTTGTCCCTGTGAGGTAGCTGTGTGAGGAATGCGCGCCGACAAAGGAAATATTGCTTATTTCATTCTGAATTCTCTCGATCATCGCTTCATAGATGTCCCCGATCTCCGACCAGTTGGCAGCTATTTCAGTGGTGTCTGAAACTAGCCCCTTATTGTAATTGATGGGCTTATCAATGTTCGGGCAGGAATCGTTTCGTGTTTCCAGCCAGACCTCTACAGGTTTGGTACCCAAGTCTAACAGCTCGTATTCGCCTGCCAGCTTTTCAATGGCTTCGCCTGTAACCCTCGCGATTTCCGCCGGCCCCTCAGCGATAAACAGAAGCATGGCATAACCCTCTGGGGCAGGCGCTCCCATACGTTCCGCTACCTCATATTTGTCATGAAGGCGCACTACGGCCGGCTTGTAGCCTGCAATCATAACCTCCCGGATAAAGTCAAGCCCCTGCTTCATGCCGATAACACCATAAGCGTGCATCCATCGATTTTCTGGCTTGTAAGGGTACAATTTTAGGGAAACCTCTGTCACGAAACCCAGCATCCCCTCACTGCCGATGAACAGATGCCTGAGATCTGGTCCGGTGGAACGTCTCGGTACATTTTTTATACGGACAATGGTGCCGTCTGCCAGCACAGCTTCCAGACCGACGATCACATCCTCAATACCGCCGTAAAGGGTTGAAAACTGGCCAATGCTCCGGGTTGCCACCAGCCCGCCAAGGCTGGCAAGGGGCAAGGACTGCGGATAATGCCCGGTTGTGTAGCCCTTTTTGTTCAACACCTCCTCAAGATATTCCAGAGGTGTGCCGCACTTGGCAGTTACAATCCGATTTTTCTCATCAATCTCAATAATCTCATTCATATCTGAGCCGTCTAAAATCACGCCGCCTTCCACTGGCTCCAGACCCATGGTAACACTGGAACCGCCGGTTCTGGGCACCACATCGGCCTTGTTTGCATTTAAAAATTTTAATACCTCTGAAGCCTGTTGAGTGTCAGCAGGTTTTACAACACAGGCAGCCTTTGGCACCCATATTTTTCCATCTGACCGGTGATAACGGCGAAAACCGATATAATCTCTGGATGCCACCTCGATACTGGCATCGTCTGTGATTACCCGGTCGTCGCCGGCCACCTTTTTAAGACCTAAAATCAACTCTTCCTGTTTCATGCGCTTTCTCCATTCTGTTGTGTATTTTATTTAAAACGGCTAAGCCGTTATTTCAGCAATTTCCTTCAATAAATCCTCATTAATGGTGTAACACTGACTGAACACGCGGTCCATCAGCTTCTGGTATACAGCATGGTGCTCTGCGATCGGGGTATAGGTTTTTGTCTGCTGCCCCATGGCTTCGACAGCCTGCTGAAAATCCGGAAAGATCCCCGCTCCCACCGCCGCGCAGATTGCACAGCCTAAAGAACAGGTTTCAGTTTCGACAGATTTTTTAACCGGGATATTGAATACATCTGCAATGGTCTGTACGGCTGTGGCGCTCTTGCTTCCGCCGCCTCCAACGCGAAGCTCTGCAATGGATTTTCCAATGATGCTGCACATTTCATCTGTGCTGACTTTAAGCTGCATCACAATGCCTTCGATCAATGACCGGAACATGTGGGCTCTTTTATGGCGGTGGTCAAAACCAATAAACATGCCCTTGGCGGCAGGCTTATCCCAGTTGGATTTCCAGTCTGGAATCGTCACCAGCCCCTCGCTGCCTGCCGGGATGCTCTCTGCTTCCCTGTCAAGGTAGGC containing:
- a CDS encoding FAD-binding oxidoreductase, whose product is MKQEELILGLKKVAGDDRVITDDASIEVASRDYIGFRRYHRSDGKIWVPKAACVVKPADTQQASEVLKFLNANKADVVPRTGGSSVTMGLEPVEGGVILDGSDMNEIIEIDEKNRIVTAKCGTPLEYLEEVLNKKGYTTGHYPQSLPLASLGGLVATRSIGQFSTLYGGIEDVIVGLEAVLADGTIVRIKNVPRRSTGPDLRHLFIGSEGMLGFVTEVSLKLYPYKPENRWMHAYGVIGMKQGLDFIREVMIAGYKPAVVRLHDKYEVAERMGAPAPEGYAMLLFIAEGPAEIARVTGEAIEKLAGEYELLDLGTKPVEVWLETRNDSCPNIDKPINYNKGLVSDTTEIAANWSEIGDIYEAMIERIQNEISNISFVGAHSSHSYLTGTNIYCRFNFLADKGVDAVQKDYMDLVSIIMEETLKRGGSIAHHHGSGKYRTKWMPQEHGSSYELMYRLKDALDPNHIMNKGVLLVER